The sequence CACTATTAATTAGCACAACTGTGTTTTTATTGGTCTTTTTATACTTAAAACATGCTGAGTGAATAACGTTTGGCCATCATTTCCAGCAATTTGATCCCGGCAATGGAGTTGCCTTTTTCATCGAGAGACGGCCCACAAATGCCAATCCCGCATTTTTTCGGCACGGCACCCATAATTCCGCCTGCGACTCCGCTTTTTGCTGGAATGCCGACATTGATGGCAAATTCACCTGAAGCATTGTACATGCCACATGTGACCATAAATGTCTTGCATATTCGAGCAACGTCTATAGGCAAAAGCTGCTTATCTGTGTCAGGATCACGGCCGTCCATAGCCAGAACACAACCGACCCTCGCTAAGTCGATACAATTCATTTCAATCGCGCATTGTTTTGTGTAAAGGTCCATGAGCTCTTCTACATCTTCATCAATGACGCCATGCTCTTTCATAAAATAAACAAGCGCCCTGTTTAAATGGGCTGTTTCAAATTCTGATTTGGCGATTTCTTTGTTATACGTAATGGTCTCATTTCCTGTCAAACAACGGATAAAGTCCAATAAACGTTCAAACCGCTCCCCTGCTGTGTTTCCTTTAATCATATGAGTAACGGCAAGAGCCCCGGCATTAATCATTGGGTTGAGCGGTTTGGAAGGCTTGTTGGTCTCCAATTTAGCGATTGAATTAAAAGGGTCGCCTGTCGGTTCTTTTCCAACACGGGTGAACACGCATTCTTCCCCTTGATCGATAAGCGCCAACGCTAAGGAAAGCACTTTTGAAATGCTTTGGAGCGTGAAATCTTCTTCCGTATCCCCAGCCATAAATCCTTTACCATCAGGATAATACAAGGCTACCGACAGCTCATGTTTATGAGCAGCAGCTAAAGCAGGTATATATTGAGCCACTTCTCCTTGCCCAGCAAACGCTCTTGCCTGGCTAACGAGCAATTCCAGTTCATCATTTGAACGGCATAGCATGCGAATTTCGCCTCTCTTCTTTTGTTCTCTTTCATTAGCTTGGCTGCTTCAGCGGATTGCATGCAAAAAACCGTTTCCTTTCTAAATAAATTTCGATTCCCTCTCTACCTTAAGGCGACAGCTTCCTGAACAAGCGTCTCGTTAAATAGAGTTGAAAATAAACATCGCCCTTTATCCGCAAACGCCTCCTTATAAAAAACAGCACCTACAATTGATAGACGCTGCCTTACAATTGCGGTGCAGTTATGATTAGTAAAAAAACGTATAGAGAGCGACGGCAATGGCAAGTGCGACAGTCGGTAACATGGTGCACACTAAGAAAATAGGCCCATATGCTCGTTTATGGGTTTCTCCGCATATAGCCCGAATCGTCGTTACGACAAAACCGTTATGAGGCAATGAGTCTAGACCGCCGGAAGCAAGCGCGGAAATACGATGCATCGCTCCTGGGTCTACGCCGCGTTCCATATAATCGGGGGCAATGAGCGGCAAAGCAATACCAAGGCCGCCTGATGCAGATCCGGTAATCCCGCAAATGACCGTGACAAACAAAGCCAGGCTAACGAACGGTTGACTTGCTGCACCCAACAAGGATTGTAAAAACAAATCGAAAGCAGGCACTTGTGCAGCGACACTGCCAAAGCCGACAACAGCGCACGTATTGGCAATCGCGACAAGAGAATTTTGCGCGCCTACGGCGAGTGACTCTCCGATTTGCGTCACAAATTTCAAGTTAAACAGCCATGTCGTTCCGATGCCAAGAAGCAACGCAACCAATACAGCCGTTTTGGCCGCCATATAAAGCGACAGCACATTTAAAGAAACAAGCACAATCGCTAACGGCAACAAGGCAAACAATGGCTTTGGCAACACGCGCTCTTTTGCTGCCGCCAGTTCATCAAGCGCTTCTTCCTCTAGCCCGTATAGGGGACTGTCTTGCGGGAGCGAAAAACACTCGCCTTTTTTCAGTGCTGTTTTCAACATATACCTGACCCATAGGCCGCCTGCAACCATAATGAAGACCGCGCTTACAACACCAATCCAACCGCCAGCAGTCGGTTGTGTGCCAAAGAACTCGGTTGGAATGATGTTTTGGATTTCAGGTGAGCCAGGTGAAGTCATCGTGAACGAAATGGAACCGAACACAATCGCAACCGGTATAAAGCGGTGCGGATAATCGGCGAGCTTAAACAGGGATACGGCAATTGGGTAAACGGTAAAACCAACCACAAATAAGCTGACGCCTCCATAAGTCATAATCGCACATGCGGCAATCACAGCAAACAGCGCCCACTTTGCTCCCAATTTCCGCTCGATCCAATCGGCAATTGCTTCCGCCGCTCTTGTGTCTTGAATGACTTTGCCAAAAATTGCCCCTAAAAGAAAAACCAAAAACCAAGAAGCAAAATAGTTTGTAAACCCTTCCATATAGTGTCCGACCATTGCCGTATTTAAATTAAGCCTTCCGGTTAAAGCAAGAAGAACAGAAGAAAGAAGTGCGGCAATAATAATATTGACGCCTCTTAACGTTAATACGACTAAAAGGGCCAGTGCACCTAATAAGCCAATCATGCTGATCATATTGTCTACGCCTCCTTAACGGGAAACGGCCGAATTCCGTTGAAAAAGGGCCTCGTACAGCTCAATCAACTCTTGTTTTGACGGCACACGCGGGTTGTTTTGCGGACTTCCGCTTTCAAGCGCATCGTCAGCCATTTTAGAAAGCATTGGCATAAATGCCTCTTCTTGAACGCCCCAGTCTGGCAATGTAGGAATATCGACTTTCGCGCACAGTGCTACGATTTCTTCGACAACGGCATTAGCTAATGTTTCAGTCCCTTCGCCGCTTTTTCCTGGAAAGAGGACACGGCCGATTGAAGCAAGGCGCTCCTGGCAACTTTCCTTTGTATATTCAAGCACAACCGGTAAAAGCATAGCGTTGGAAACACCGTGTGGTACATGGAAGAGAGCGCCAATTGGCCTTGACATCCCATGGACAAGACAAACCGATGAATTGGAGAAAGCCATGCCTGCAAGCAGCGAGCCATACAACATTTCATGCCTTGCCTTCATGTCGTTGCCGTCTTTATAGGCGGGCAATAGATAGTGGAAAATCCGCTCCATTGCCGATAGCGCCAATCCATCGGTAAACGGATGTGCTTTTTTGCTAATATAAGCCTCCAACGCATGGGTAAGCGCATCAATTCCAGTAGCCGCAGTAATGTGTTTAGGCGTCGATTTTGTCAGCATTGGATCAACAATAGCCGTCCGTGGCATAAAGGCTTGCTGTTTAATCATCATTTTGACATTGGTGTCTGTGTTCGTAATCACTGTCGCGTCTGTTGCTTCAGAACCAGTGCCCCCTGTTGTCGGCAAAGCAATTAAAGGAACCGCCCCTTTTTGCGCAATGGTACGCCCGTTCATGTATTCATCGATTGATCCGCCATTGGCTGCTAGCACCGCGACAGCTTTAGCTGTATCTATACAGCTTCCTCCCCCAATGGAAACAATGACATTGCAACCTTTTGTACGAAACAACTCCAACGCTTCATACACGTACGTATCTGTCGGCTCAGTTGCTACACCTAAATAGGAATACGATGGGATTCCGCTTTTCTTAAGCAATGCTTGAGCCCGTTCAACATTTCCTAGCCTTTCCATTACTGCATCGCTAATGATCAGCGCCTTGCTCCCTAGCTTCGCGGCCTCAACGCCAACTTGCAAAAAACTATTTTCCCCATAAATAATCGTGGCTGGCAAATGACAGGTTGTTGCTTGCATCTAATCCCCTCCTTGTTGTTCTGCCATTGCAAAAACGATGCCAACTACCAATCAAGATGATTGTAAGCGTTTTCTATAAACTGTATCGCAAATTTGCGACACAGCCCCTTGCCACTGTCGTTAAATTACGACGACTCTTGTTCTTTTAGCTTACGGTACAGTGTCGCACGGTGGATGCCTAACAATTTTGCAGCTTTTGCCTTATTTCCGTTTGCTAATACGATCGCTTGCTCGATTCGCTCCTTCTCGGAACGCCTCGCCGCCGCCTTTAATGATTCATTCTTTGCCTGGTTTTGCAAAAATGGAGGCAGTGTATCACTTGTCACTTCTTCCTCTTCGCCGATTGCCATAATATAATCGATCGCATTCGCCAACTCACGAACATTGCCAGGCCAATCGTATTCAAGGAAAGCATGCAAAGCGTCTTCACAAAATCGTTTGCGTTTCATCGCGTACTCCTGTGCAAAACGGTCCATAAAGGCGCTAATTAAATAAGGAATATCTTCTTTACGTTCACGCAACGGCGGGATGTTTAGTGTGATCGCCACTAGCCTATAATACAAATCTTTTCTAAACTTGCCCTCGGCCACTAATTGGTCGAGATTAGCATTGGTCGCTGCAATTAACCGAAAATCGGTTTGGATCGGCTGGCAGCCGCCAACCCGGTCAACTTGTTTCGTCTCAAGCACACGAAGCAGCTTTGCTTGCAACGCATTCGACATTTCTCCTGCTTCATCTAAAAAAAGCGTACCGCCACTTGCTTGTTCGAATTTCCCTACAGCCCCGCCTCGTCGCGCGCCAGTAAAGGCCCCTTCTTCGTAGCCGAACAGCTCGGCTTCGAGAAGCGTTTCCGGCATGGCAGCACAATTAATTGCAACAAATGGTCCATTGGCTTGGTTGCTCATTTGATGGATCAAACGGGCAAACAGCTCTTTTCCCGTACCTGTTTCGCCTGTCAATAGCACTGTCGCTTTTGTGCGTGCTACTTTGCGGGCAAAACATTTGCACGATTGGAGCGCCTCGCTCCTGCCTATAAGCCGGCGCTCGACTGACGTTTCGTTTTGCTTTGTTGGTTCAGTGGATGGTCGCTCCTCACTTAAAACGCGTGCTCGCTGTAAGATTTCATAAAGTTCGGAAACGCCTTCAAAAATCAACATGCCGACAGCTCCGACAACACGGCGATTTTCCCAAATTGGGATACGGTGGACCACCATATTTTGCCCCTCAATCCGTTGGATCTCGCCTCGCTCAGGAATGCCTGATTTTACAACTTCATGCAAGCGAGTATTCTCAATGACATCAGCGACAAACTTGCCTTCGACTTCCGCTTCGTCCTTTCCGCCAATAAAGCTGCGGTAAGCATTGTTCATTTTGACGATCTTTCCTTGCTTATCGACAATAACAATCCCTTCATAGGCGTTTTCTAAAATCGCTTCCAGTATCGCTTTTTGCTCGTACTCTTCCCGCGCCTTCCGCCAGTTTTCTCTTGTGACTGCCCCAATATATTCATTGCCCTCTTTGATGAGAACCACTTTACTTCCGTCTGGACTAGGTGTACGGCTGTCGTCGATTTCCATCACTTCTACCGATTCTAACGCTTTTTCAATCGCTGTTTCTCCACTGCTTATCGCTGCCACAATCGTTTCTGGAAGCAACGCCCCAACTGGTTCATCTTCTTCTGACACGAGCACGATCAAAGAGCCTGCATGCTGCAACAGACGGGCCCACTCCTGAATGGTCCGTTTTTCATAGAGAGCAAAGGAAACAGGTTCAATCCAATAGTGGCTTACATGAAAACCAGATTGGTTGATGGTCAATTGCTGTACCACGGCATTTCCTCCATTCCAATTTGTCTAATTGTTTTGGTTCGCTGTTTTGCATAACTTAACGTATAGCTGCACTCAATTTGGGAGAGTGCATGAAAGCGTTTGGAAGCAGCGTACATATTGTTTCACTACTGCCAAGTGATTCCCTTCAAATAAAAGGAAACATGTGAAAAAAGGAATTCTAATGGGAATACGTTTAGGCAACTGTGAATGGCTATGATATCCCCACAGTGTGGCTGTGGGCATGGAACATTTCAGCATTTTTTCGTTTTATTAAGATCATTTCACGCATTCTTTATCAGATCTTAAATAGATTTGGAAACCTGTCTCCTTTACACTACTAATGAGAGCTAACGAAAAACAGGCTCCAATATGAATAGAGAGGTGAGCACATGTACTCAAACGAAGATTTGCATGCAGTCGAAGAACGGGCGAAAGTGTTTTTGCCTACAGCTACAAGCGAACTCTCCGCTTATTTACGGGCCATCGAAGAATACGTTCGAAGCAAACGCAAGGATCTCGGCTTCGACCAAGCTGAACATTTAGAAACACAGCTTCTTGTCCACTATGGCTTAGAATAAAGCCATCTAAATGAACACAAAGAAAGAAGCCTCCTCAAGGCTTCGTTTACATAAATCTGTATTATTGTATGTGCATATGCGGTTTAACCCAAATTCCCCTGGCCCATCTGGAACCAGGGGTTTCCTATTTTCCAAACGGCCAACATTGCCATCACGATTCATTTCTTTTTTCATATTAATCAAATGTTTAATTAACTGCCGATCATTCCCTTTTTCATGCTACAATTATTTTTAGAGACAGAAAGTTTAATAAAAAGGGGCGAATATCGACCATGCCAATGATTCACGCTGAAGGCTATCATTCTTTTGAAGCCGAAAACGGAAAGAAACTTGTATTAGCGTTGGAAGACAACGGAGTAGACATTTTGCACCGCTGCGGCGGAAATGCTAGATGTACTACGTGCATGTGCGAAATTATCGAAGGCGACGCTGGCCCAATCGGAGAGGCTGAAGCAGCGATTCGTGCTAAAAAAGGAATCACTGCTGAAAACCTACGGTTGTCCTGCCAAATTCGCGTAGCAAATGACTTGAAAGTCAAGCCGCTTCGCACAGCAACAAGCGAGCAAATGGATCCAGGCAAACGTCCAGAAGAGTAATGCCCGTCCAGCGCTATTGTCGTCAAACGGGACTGCTAGAAAACGGGCGGCGACGTCGCTATGATCCGTGCTCTTGCACAACTATCGTAAAGCTGATAAGTACAAAAGTAACATTAGCCTGAGGGGAGACAACTCATTGCCTCCCCTCTTCTTCATTCCTGTCTCTCGACGTGCTCATATACATGTAACGACAAACATACAACGATCT is a genomic window of Shouchella clausii containing:
- a CDS encoding sigma-54 interaction domain-containing protein codes for the protein MVQQLTINQSGFHVSHYWIEPVSFALYEKRTIQEWARLLQHAGSLIVLVSEEDEPVGALLPETIVAAISSGETAIEKALESVEVMEIDDSRTPSPDGSKVVLIKEGNEYIGAVTRENWRKAREEYEQKAILEAILENAYEGIVIVDKQGKIVKMNNAYRSFIGGKDEAEVEGKFVADVIENTRLHEVVKSGIPERGEIQRIEGQNMVVHRIPIWENRRVVGAVGMLIFEGVSELYEILQRARVLSEERPSTEPTKQNETSVERRLIGRSEALQSCKCFARKVARTKATVLLTGETGTGKELFARLIHQMSNQANGPFVAINCAAMPETLLEAELFGYEEGAFTGARRGGAVGKFEQASGGTLFLDEAGEMSNALQAKLLRVLETKQVDRVGGCQPIQTDFRLIAATNANLDQLVAEGKFRKDLYYRLVAITLNIPPLRERKEDIPYLISAFMDRFAQEYAMKRKRFCEDALHAFLEYDWPGNVRELANAIDYIMAIGEEEEVTSDTLPPFLQNQAKNESLKAAARRSEKERIEQAIVLANGNKAKAAKLLGIHRATLYRKLKEQESS
- the glsA gene encoding glutaminase A is translated as MLCRSNDELELLVSQARAFAGQGEVAQYIPALAAAHKHELSVALYYPDGKGFMAGDTEEDFTLQSISKVLSLALALIDQGEECVFTRVGKEPTGDPFNSIAKLETNKPSKPLNPMINAGALAVTHMIKGNTAGERFERLLDFIRCLTGNETITYNKEIAKSEFETAHLNRALVYFMKEHGVIDEDVEELMDLYTKQCAIEMNCIDLARVGCVLAMDGRDPDTDKQLLPIDVARICKTFMVTCGMYNASGEFAINVGIPAKSGVAGGIMGAVPKKCGIGICGPSLDEKGNSIAGIKLLEMMAKRYSLSMF
- a CDS encoding 2Fe-2S iron-sulfur cluster-binding protein; this encodes MPMIHAEGYHSFEAENGKKLVLALEDNGVDILHRCGGNARCTTCMCEIIEGDAGPIGEAEAAIRAKKGITAENLRLSCQIRVANDLKVKPLRTATSEQMDPGKRPEE
- a CDS encoding iron-containing alcohol dehydrogenase; translated protein: MQATTCHLPATIIYGENSFLQVGVEAAKLGSKALIISDAVMERLGNVERAQALLKKSGIPSYSYLGVATEPTDTYVYEALELFRTKGCNVIVSIGGGSCIDTAKAVAVLAANGGSIDEYMNGRTIAQKGAVPLIALPTTGGTGSEATDATVITNTDTNVKMMIKQQAFMPRTAIVDPMLTKSTPKHITAATGIDALTHALEAYISKKAHPFTDGLALSAMERIFHYLLPAYKDGNDMKARHEMLYGSLLAGMAFSNSSVCLVHGMSRPIGALFHVPHGVSNAMLLPVVLEYTKESCQERLASIGRVLFPGKSGEGTETLANAVVEEIVALCAKVDIPTLPDWGVQEEAFMPMLSKMADDALESGSPQNNPRVPSKQELIELYEALFQRNSAVSR
- a CDS encoding GntP family permease, which encodes MISMIGLLGALALLVVLTLRGVNIIIAALLSSVLLALTGRLNLNTAMVGHYMEGFTNYFASWFLVFLLGAIFGKVIQDTRAAEAIADWIERKLGAKWALFAVIAACAIMTYGGVSLFVVGFTVYPIAVSLFKLADYPHRFIPVAIVFGSISFTMTSPGSPEIQNIIPTEFFGTQPTAGGWIGVVSAVFIMVAGGLWVRYMLKTALKKGECFSLPQDSPLYGLEEEALDELAAAKERVLPKPLFALLPLAIVLVSLNVLSLYMAAKTAVLVALLLGIGTTWLFNLKFVTQIGESLAVGAQNSLVAIANTCAVVGFGSVAAQVPAFDLFLQSLLGAASQPFVSLALFVTVICGITGSASGGLGIALPLIAPDYMERGVDPGAMHRISALASGGLDSLPHNGFVVTTIRAICGETHKRAYGPIFLVCTMLPTVALAIAVALYTFFY